From Piliocolobus tephrosceles isolate RC106 chromosome Y, ASM277652v3, whole genome shotgun sequence, a single genomic window includes:
- the TLR7 gene encoding toll-like receptor 7 isoform X3, with protein MFPVWTLKRQILILFNITLISKFLGARWFPKTLPCDVTLDVPKNHVIVDCTDKHLTEIPGGIPTNTTNLTLTINHIPDISPASFHRLDHLVEIDFRCNCVPIRLGSKSNMCPRRLQIKPRSFSGLTYLKSLYLDGNQLLEIPQGLPPSLQLLSLEANNIFSIRKENLTELANIEIVYLGQNCYYRNPCYVSYSIEKDAFLNLTKLKVLSLKDNNVTTVPTVLPSTLTELYLYNNMIAEIQEDDFNNLNQLQILDLSGNCPRCYNAPFPCTPCKNNSPLQIPVNAFDALTELKVLRLHSNSLQHVPPRWFKNINNLQELDLSQNFLAKEIGDAKFLHFLPNLIQLDLSFNFELQVYRASMNLSQAFSSLKSLKILRIRGYVFKELKSFNLSPLHNLQNLEVLDLGTNFIKIANLSMFKQFKRLKVIDLSMNKISPSGDSSEVGFCSNARTSVESYEPQVLEQLYYFRYDKYARSCRFKNKEASFMSVNESCYKYGQTLDLSKNSIFFIKSSDFQHLSFLKCLNLSGNLISQTLNGSEFQPLAELRYLDFSNNRLDLLHSTAFEELRKLEVLDISSNSHYFQSEGITHMLNFTKNLKVLQKLMMNDNDISSSTSRTMESESLRTLEFRGNHLDVLWRDGDNRYLQLFKNLLKLEELDISKNSLSFLPAGVFDGMPPNLKNLSLAKNGLKSFIWEKLRCLKNLETLDLSHNQLTTVPERLSNCSRSLKNLILKNNQIRSLTKYFLQDAFQLRYLDLSSNKIQMIQKTSFPENVLNNLKMLLLHHNRFLCTCDAVWFVWWVNHTEVTIPYLATDVTCVGPGAHKGQSVVSLDLYTCELDLTNLILFSLSISVSLFLMVMMTASHLYFWDVWYIYHFCKAKIKGYQRLISPDCCYDAFIVYDTKDPAVTEWVLAELVAKLEDPREKHFNLCLEERDWLPGQPVLENLSQSIQLSKKTVFVMTDKYAKTENFKIAFYLSHQRLMDEKVDVIILIFLEKPFQKSKFLQLRKRLCGSSVLEWPTNPQAHPYFWQCLKNALATDNHVAYSQVFKETV; from the coding sequence ATGTTTCCAGTGTGGACACTGAAGAGACAAATTCTTATCCTTTTTAACATAACCCTAATTTCCAAATTCCTTGGGGCTAGATGGTTTCCTAAAACTCTGCCCTGTGATGTCACTCTGGATGTTCCAAAGAACCATGTGATCGTGGACTGCACAGACAAGCATTTGACAGAAATTCCTGGAGGTATTCCCACCAACACTACGAACCTCACCCTCACCATTAACCACATACCAGACATCTCCCCAGCGTCCTTTCACAGACTGGACCATCTGGTAGAGATCGATTTCAGATGCAACTGTGTACCTATTCGATTGGGGTCAAAAAGCAACATGTGCCCCAGGAGGCTGCAGATTAAACCCAGAAGCTTTAGTGGACTCACTTATTTAAAATCCCTTTACCTGGATGGAAACCAGCTTCTAGAGATACCGCAGGGCCTTCCACCCAGCTTACAGCTTCTCAGCCTTGAGGCCAACAACATCTTTTCCATCAGAAAAGAGAATCTAACAGAACTGGCCAACATAGAAATAGTCTACCTGGGCCAAAACTGTTATTATCGAAATCCTTGTTATGTTTCATATTCAATAGAAAAAGATGCCTTCCTAAACTTGACAAAGTTAAAAGTGCTCTCCCTGAAAGATAACAATGTCACAACCGTCCCTACTGTTTTGCCATCTACTTTAACAGAACTATATCTCTACAACAACATGATTGCAGAAATCCAAGAAGATGATTTTAATAACCTCAACCAATTACAAATTCTTGACCTAAGTGGAAATTGCCCTCGTTGTTATAATGCCCCATTTCCTTGTACGCCATGTAAAAATAATTCTCCCCTACAGATCCCTGTAAATGCTTTTGATGCGCTGACAGAATTAAAAGTTTTACGTCTACACAGTAACTCTCTTCAGCATGTGCCCCCAAGATGGTTTAAGAACATCAACAATCTCCAGGAACTAGATCTGTCCCAAAACTTCTTGGCCAAAGAAATTGGGGATGccaaatttctgcattttctcccCAACCTCATCCAATTGGATCTGTCTTTCAATTTTGAACTTCAGGTCTATCGTGCATCTATGAATCTATCACAAGCATTTTCCTCACTGAAAAGCCTGAAAATTCTGCGGATCAGAGGATATGTCTTCAAAGAACTGAAAAGCTTTAACCTCTCTCCATTACATAATCTTCAAAATCTTGAAGTTCTTGATCTTGGTACTAACTTTATAAAAATTGCTAACCTCAGCatgtttaaacaatttaaaagactgaaagtCATAGATCTTTCCATGAATAAAATATCACCTTCAGGAGATTCAAGTGAAGTTGGCTTCTGCTCAAATGCCAGAACTTCTGTAGAAAGTTATGAACCCCAGGTCCTGGAACAATTATATTATTTCAGATATGATAAGTATGCAAGGAGTTGCAGGTTCAAAAACAAAGAGGCTTCTTTCATGTCTGTTAACGAAAGCTGCTACAAGTATGGGCAGACCTTGGATCTAagtaaaaatagtatattttttatCAAGTCCTCTGATTTTCAGCATCTTTCTTTCCTCAAATGCCTGAATTTGTCAGGAAATCTCATTAGCCAAACTCTTAATGGCAGTGAATTCCAACCTTTAGCAGAGCTGAGATATTTGGACTTCTCCAACAACCGGCTTGATTTACTCCATTCAACAGCATTTGAAGAGCTTCGCAAATTGGAAGTTCTGGATATAAGCAGTAATAGCCATTATTTTCAATCAGAAGGAATTACTCATATGCTAAACTTTACCAAGAACCTAAAGGTTCTGCAGAAACTGATGATGAACGACAATGACATCTCTTCCTCCACCAGCAGGACCATGGAGAGTGAGTCTCTTAGAACTCTGGAATTCAGAGGAAATCACTTAGATGTTTTATGGAGAGATGGTGATAACAGATACTTACAATTATTCAAGAATCTGCTAAAATTAGAGGAATTAGACATCTCTAAAAATTCCCTAAGTTTCTTGCCTGCTGGAGTTTTTGATGGTATGCCTCCAAATCTAAAGAATCTCTCTTTGGCCAAAAATGGGCTGAAATCTTTCATTTGGGAAAAACTCCGTTGTCTAAAGAACCTGGAAACTTTGGACCTCAGCCACAACCAACTGACGACTGTCCCTGAGAGATTATCCAACTGTTCCAGAAGCCTCAAGAATCTGATTCTTAAGAATAATCAAATCAGGAGTCTGACGAAGTATTTTCTACAAGATGCCTTCCAGTTGCGATATCTGGATCTCAGCTCAAATAAAATCCAGATGATCCAAAAGACCAGCTTCCCAGAAAATGTCCTCAACAATCTGAAGATGTTGCTTTTGCATCATAATCGGTTTTTGTGCACCTGTGATGCTGTGTGGTTTGTCTGGTGGGTTAACCATACGGAGGTGACTATTCCTTACCTGGCCACAGACGTGACTTGTGTGGGGCCAGGAGCACACAAAGGCCAGAGTGTGGTCTCCCTGGATCTGTATACCTGTGAGTTAGATCTGACTAACCTGATTCTGTTCTCACTTTCCATATCTGTATCTCTCTTTCTCATGGTGATGATGACAGCAAGTCACCTCTATTTCTGGGATGTGTGgtatatttaccatttctgtaaGGCCAAGATAAAGGGGTATCAGCGTCTAATATCACCAGACTGTTGCTACGATGCTTTTATTGTGTATGACACTAAAGACCCAGCTGTGACAGAGTGGGTTTTGGCTGAGCTGGTGGCCAAACTGGAAGACCCAagagagaaacattttaatttatgtcTCGAGGAAAGGGACTGGTTACCAGGGCAGCCAGTTCTGGAAAACCTTTCCCAGAGCATACAGCTTAGCAAAAAGACAGTGTTTGTGATGACAGACAAGTATGCAAAGACCGAAAATTTTAAGATAGCATTTTACTTGTCTCATCAGAGGCTCATGGATGAAAAAGTTGATGTGATTATCTTGATATTTCTTGAGAAGCCCTTTCAGAAGTCCAAGTTCCTCCAGCTCCGGAAAAGGCTCTGTGGGAGTTCTGTCCTTGAGTGGCCAACAAACCCACAGGCTCACCCATACTTCTGGCAGTGTCTAAAGAACGCCCTGGCCACGGACAATCACGTGGCCTATAGTCAGGTGTTCAAGGAAACGGTCTAG
- the TLR7 gene encoding toll-like receptor 7 isoform X2, with the protein MMFPVWTLKRQILILFNITLISKFLGARWFPKTLPCDVTLDVPKNHVIVDCTDKHLTEIPGGIPTNTTNLTLTINHIPDISPASFHRLDHLVEIDFRCNCVPIRLGSKSNMCPRRLQIKPRSFSGLTYLKSLYLDGNQLLEIPQGLPPSLQLLSLEANNIFSIRKENLTELANIEIVYLGQNCYYRNPCYVSYSIEKDAFLNLTKLKVLSLKDNNVTTVPTVLPSTLTELYLYNNMIAEIQEDDFNNLNQLQILDLSGNCPRCYNAPFPCTPCKNNSPLQIPVNAFDALTELKVLRLHSNSLQHVPPRWFKNINNLQELDLSQNFLAKEIGDAKFLHFLPNLIQLDLSFNFELQVYRASMNLSQAFSSLKSLKILRIRGYVFKELKSFNLSPLHNLQNLEVLDLGTNFIKIANLSMFKQFKRLKVIDLSMNKISPSGDSSEVGFCSNARTSVESYEPQVLEQLYYFRYDKYARSCRFKNKEASFMSVNESCYKYGQTLDLSKNSIFFIKSSDFQHLSFLKCLNLSGNLISQTLNGSEFQPLAELRYLDFSNNRLDLLHSTAFEELRKLEVLDISSNSHYFQSEGITHMLNFTKNLKVLQKLMMNDNDISSSTSRTMESESLRTLEFRGNHLDVLWRDGDNRYLQLFKNLLKLEELDISKNSLSFLPAGVFDGMPPNLKNLSLAKNGLKSFIWEKLRCLKNLETLDLSHNQLTTVPERLSNCSRSLKNLILKNNQIRSLTKYFLQDAFQLRYLDLSSNKIQMIQKTSFPENVLNNLKMLLLHHNRFLCTCDAVWFVWWVNHTEVTIPYLATDVTCVGPGAHKGQSVVSLDLYTCELDLTNLILFSLSISVSLFLMVMMTASHLYFWDVWYIYHFCKAKIKGYQRLISPDCCYDAFIVYDTKDPAVTEWVLAELVAKLEDPREKHFNLCLEERDWLPGQPVLENLSQSIQLSKKTVFVMTDKYAKTENFKIAFYLSHQRLMDEKVDVIILIFLEKPFQKSKFLQLRKRLCGSSVLEWPTNPQAHPYFWQCLKNALATDNHVAYSQVFKETV; encoded by the coding sequence ATGTTTCCAGTGTGGACACTGAAGAGACAAATTCTTATCCTTTTTAACATAACCCTAATTTCCAAATTCCTTGGGGCTAGATGGTTTCCTAAAACTCTGCCCTGTGATGTCACTCTGGATGTTCCAAAGAACCATGTGATCGTGGACTGCACAGACAAGCATTTGACAGAAATTCCTGGAGGTATTCCCACCAACACTACGAACCTCACCCTCACCATTAACCACATACCAGACATCTCCCCAGCGTCCTTTCACAGACTGGACCATCTGGTAGAGATCGATTTCAGATGCAACTGTGTACCTATTCGATTGGGGTCAAAAAGCAACATGTGCCCCAGGAGGCTGCAGATTAAACCCAGAAGCTTTAGTGGACTCACTTATTTAAAATCCCTTTACCTGGATGGAAACCAGCTTCTAGAGATACCGCAGGGCCTTCCACCCAGCTTACAGCTTCTCAGCCTTGAGGCCAACAACATCTTTTCCATCAGAAAAGAGAATCTAACAGAACTGGCCAACATAGAAATAGTCTACCTGGGCCAAAACTGTTATTATCGAAATCCTTGTTATGTTTCATATTCAATAGAAAAAGATGCCTTCCTAAACTTGACAAAGTTAAAAGTGCTCTCCCTGAAAGATAACAATGTCACAACCGTCCCTACTGTTTTGCCATCTACTTTAACAGAACTATATCTCTACAACAACATGATTGCAGAAATCCAAGAAGATGATTTTAATAACCTCAACCAATTACAAATTCTTGACCTAAGTGGAAATTGCCCTCGTTGTTATAATGCCCCATTTCCTTGTACGCCATGTAAAAATAATTCTCCCCTACAGATCCCTGTAAATGCTTTTGATGCGCTGACAGAATTAAAAGTTTTACGTCTACACAGTAACTCTCTTCAGCATGTGCCCCCAAGATGGTTTAAGAACATCAACAATCTCCAGGAACTAGATCTGTCCCAAAACTTCTTGGCCAAAGAAATTGGGGATGccaaatttctgcattttctcccCAACCTCATCCAATTGGATCTGTCTTTCAATTTTGAACTTCAGGTCTATCGTGCATCTATGAATCTATCACAAGCATTTTCCTCACTGAAAAGCCTGAAAATTCTGCGGATCAGAGGATATGTCTTCAAAGAACTGAAAAGCTTTAACCTCTCTCCATTACATAATCTTCAAAATCTTGAAGTTCTTGATCTTGGTACTAACTTTATAAAAATTGCTAACCTCAGCatgtttaaacaatttaaaagactgaaagtCATAGATCTTTCCATGAATAAAATATCACCTTCAGGAGATTCAAGTGAAGTTGGCTTCTGCTCAAATGCCAGAACTTCTGTAGAAAGTTATGAACCCCAGGTCCTGGAACAATTATATTATTTCAGATATGATAAGTATGCAAGGAGTTGCAGGTTCAAAAACAAAGAGGCTTCTTTCATGTCTGTTAACGAAAGCTGCTACAAGTATGGGCAGACCTTGGATCTAagtaaaaatagtatattttttatCAAGTCCTCTGATTTTCAGCATCTTTCTTTCCTCAAATGCCTGAATTTGTCAGGAAATCTCATTAGCCAAACTCTTAATGGCAGTGAATTCCAACCTTTAGCAGAGCTGAGATATTTGGACTTCTCCAACAACCGGCTTGATTTACTCCATTCAACAGCATTTGAAGAGCTTCGCAAATTGGAAGTTCTGGATATAAGCAGTAATAGCCATTATTTTCAATCAGAAGGAATTACTCATATGCTAAACTTTACCAAGAACCTAAAGGTTCTGCAGAAACTGATGATGAACGACAATGACATCTCTTCCTCCACCAGCAGGACCATGGAGAGTGAGTCTCTTAGAACTCTGGAATTCAGAGGAAATCACTTAGATGTTTTATGGAGAGATGGTGATAACAGATACTTACAATTATTCAAGAATCTGCTAAAATTAGAGGAATTAGACATCTCTAAAAATTCCCTAAGTTTCTTGCCTGCTGGAGTTTTTGATGGTATGCCTCCAAATCTAAAGAATCTCTCTTTGGCCAAAAATGGGCTGAAATCTTTCATTTGGGAAAAACTCCGTTGTCTAAAGAACCTGGAAACTTTGGACCTCAGCCACAACCAACTGACGACTGTCCCTGAGAGATTATCCAACTGTTCCAGAAGCCTCAAGAATCTGATTCTTAAGAATAATCAAATCAGGAGTCTGACGAAGTATTTTCTACAAGATGCCTTCCAGTTGCGATATCTGGATCTCAGCTCAAATAAAATCCAGATGATCCAAAAGACCAGCTTCCCAGAAAATGTCCTCAACAATCTGAAGATGTTGCTTTTGCATCATAATCGGTTTTTGTGCACCTGTGATGCTGTGTGGTTTGTCTGGTGGGTTAACCATACGGAGGTGACTATTCCTTACCTGGCCACAGACGTGACTTGTGTGGGGCCAGGAGCACACAAAGGCCAGAGTGTGGTCTCCCTGGATCTGTATACCTGTGAGTTAGATCTGACTAACCTGATTCTGTTCTCACTTTCCATATCTGTATCTCTCTTTCTCATGGTGATGATGACAGCAAGTCACCTCTATTTCTGGGATGTGTGgtatatttaccatttctgtaaGGCCAAGATAAAGGGGTATCAGCGTCTAATATCACCAGACTGTTGCTACGATGCTTTTATTGTGTATGACACTAAAGACCCAGCTGTGACAGAGTGGGTTTTGGCTGAGCTGGTGGCCAAACTGGAAGACCCAagagagaaacattttaatttatgtcTCGAGGAAAGGGACTGGTTACCAGGGCAGCCAGTTCTGGAAAACCTTTCCCAGAGCATACAGCTTAGCAAAAAGACAGTGTTTGTGATGACAGACAAGTATGCAAAGACCGAAAATTTTAAGATAGCATTTTACTTGTCTCATCAGAGGCTCATGGATGAAAAAGTTGATGTGATTATCTTGATATTTCTTGAGAAGCCCTTTCAGAAGTCCAAGTTCCTCCAGCTCCGGAAAAGGCTCTGTGGGAGTTCTGTCCTTGAGTGGCCAACAAACCCACAGGCTCACCCATACTTCTGGCAGTGTCTAAAGAACGCCCTGGCCACGGACAATCACGTGGCCTATAGTCAGGTGTTCAAGGAAACGGTCTAG
- the TLR7 gene encoding toll-like receptor 7 isoform X1: MLNLDAQESPLWMFPVWTLKRQILILFNITLISKFLGARWFPKTLPCDVTLDVPKNHVIVDCTDKHLTEIPGGIPTNTTNLTLTINHIPDISPASFHRLDHLVEIDFRCNCVPIRLGSKSNMCPRRLQIKPRSFSGLTYLKSLYLDGNQLLEIPQGLPPSLQLLSLEANNIFSIRKENLTELANIEIVYLGQNCYYRNPCYVSYSIEKDAFLNLTKLKVLSLKDNNVTTVPTVLPSTLTELYLYNNMIAEIQEDDFNNLNQLQILDLSGNCPRCYNAPFPCTPCKNNSPLQIPVNAFDALTELKVLRLHSNSLQHVPPRWFKNINNLQELDLSQNFLAKEIGDAKFLHFLPNLIQLDLSFNFELQVYRASMNLSQAFSSLKSLKILRIRGYVFKELKSFNLSPLHNLQNLEVLDLGTNFIKIANLSMFKQFKRLKVIDLSMNKISPSGDSSEVGFCSNARTSVESYEPQVLEQLYYFRYDKYARSCRFKNKEASFMSVNESCYKYGQTLDLSKNSIFFIKSSDFQHLSFLKCLNLSGNLISQTLNGSEFQPLAELRYLDFSNNRLDLLHSTAFEELRKLEVLDISSNSHYFQSEGITHMLNFTKNLKVLQKLMMNDNDISSSTSRTMESESLRTLEFRGNHLDVLWRDGDNRYLQLFKNLLKLEELDISKNSLSFLPAGVFDGMPPNLKNLSLAKNGLKSFIWEKLRCLKNLETLDLSHNQLTTVPERLSNCSRSLKNLILKNNQIRSLTKYFLQDAFQLRYLDLSSNKIQMIQKTSFPENVLNNLKMLLLHHNRFLCTCDAVWFVWWVNHTEVTIPYLATDVTCVGPGAHKGQSVVSLDLYTCELDLTNLILFSLSISVSLFLMVMMTASHLYFWDVWYIYHFCKAKIKGYQRLISPDCCYDAFIVYDTKDPAVTEWVLAELVAKLEDPREKHFNLCLEERDWLPGQPVLENLSQSIQLSKKTVFVMTDKYAKTENFKIAFYLSHQRLMDEKVDVIILIFLEKPFQKSKFLQLRKRLCGSSVLEWPTNPQAHPYFWQCLKNALATDNHVAYSQVFKETV; this comes from the exons ATGCTAAACCTGGAtgcacaagaatcacctttatGG ATGTTTCCAGTGTGGACACTGAAGAGACAAATTCTTATCCTTTTTAACATAACCCTAATTTCCAAATTCCTTGGGGCTAGATGGTTTCCTAAAACTCTGCCCTGTGATGTCACTCTGGATGTTCCAAAGAACCATGTGATCGTGGACTGCACAGACAAGCATTTGACAGAAATTCCTGGAGGTATTCCCACCAACACTACGAACCTCACCCTCACCATTAACCACATACCAGACATCTCCCCAGCGTCCTTTCACAGACTGGACCATCTGGTAGAGATCGATTTCAGATGCAACTGTGTACCTATTCGATTGGGGTCAAAAAGCAACATGTGCCCCAGGAGGCTGCAGATTAAACCCAGAAGCTTTAGTGGACTCACTTATTTAAAATCCCTTTACCTGGATGGAAACCAGCTTCTAGAGATACCGCAGGGCCTTCCACCCAGCTTACAGCTTCTCAGCCTTGAGGCCAACAACATCTTTTCCATCAGAAAAGAGAATCTAACAGAACTGGCCAACATAGAAATAGTCTACCTGGGCCAAAACTGTTATTATCGAAATCCTTGTTATGTTTCATATTCAATAGAAAAAGATGCCTTCCTAAACTTGACAAAGTTAAAAGTGCTCTCCCTGAAAGATAACAATGTCACAACCGTCCCTACTGTTTTGCCATCTACTTTAACAGAACTATATCTCTACAACAACATGATTGCAGAAATCCAAGAAGATGATTTTAATAACCTCAACCAATTACAAATTCTTGACCTAAGTGGAAATTGCCCTCGTTGTTATAATGCCCCATTTCCTTGTACGCCATGTAAAAATAATTCTCCCCTACAGATCCCTGTAAATGCTTTTGATGCGCTGACAGAATTAAAAGTTTTACGTCTACACAGTAACTCTCTTCAGCATGTGCCCCCAAGATGGTTTAAGAACATCAACAATCTCCAGGAACTAGATCTGTCCCAAAACTTCTTGGCCAAAGAAATTGGGGATGccaaatttctgcattttctcccCAACCTCATCCAATTGGATCTGTCTTTCAATTTTGAACTTCAGGTCTATCGTGCATCTATGAATCTATCACAAGCATTTTCCTCACTGAAAAGCCTGAAAATTCTGCGGATCAGAGGATATGTCTTCAAAGAACTGAAAAGCTTTAACCTCTCTCCATTACATAATCTTCAAAATCTTGAAGTTCTTGATCTTGGTACTAACTTTATAAAAATTGCTAACCTCAGCatgtttaaacaatttaaaagactgaaagtCATAGATCTTTCCATGAATAAAATATCACCTTCAGGAGATTCAAGTGAAGTTGGCTTCTGCTCAAATGCCAGAACTTCTGTAGAAAGTTATGAACCCCAGGTCCTGGAACAATTATATTATTTCAGATATGATAAGTATGCAAGGAGTTGCAGGTTCAAAAACAAAGAGGCTTCTTTCATGTCTGTTAACGAAAGCTGCTACAAGTATGGGCAGACCTTGGATCTAagtaaaaatagtatattttttatCAAGTCCTCTGATTTTCAGCATCTTTCTTTCCTCAAATGCCTGAATTTGTCAGGAAATCTCATTAGCCAAACTCTTAATGGCAGTGAATTCCAACCTTTAGCAGAGCTGAGATATTTGGACTTCTCCAACAACCGGCTTGATTTACTCCATTCAACAGCATTTGAAGAGCTTCGCAAATTGGAAGTTCTGGATATAAGCAGTAATAGCCATTATTTTCAATCAGAAGGAATTACTCATATGCTAAACTTTACCAAGAACCTAAAGGTTCTGCAGAAACTGATGATGAACGACAATGACATCTCTTCCTCCACCAGCAGGACCATGGAGAGTGAGTCTCTTAGAACTCTGGAATTCAGAGGAAATCACTTAGATGTTTTATGGAGAGATGGTGATAACAGATACTTACAATTATTCAAGAATCTGCTAAAATTAGAGGAATTAGACATCTCTAAAAATTCCCTAAGTTTCTTGCCTGCTGGAGTTTTTGATGGTATGCCTCCAAATCTAAAGAATCTCTCTTTGGCCAAAAATGGGCTGAAATCTTTCATTTGGGAAAAACTCCGTTGTCTAAAGAACCTGGAAACTTTGGACCTCAGCCACAACCAACTGACGACTGTCCCTGAGAGATTATCCAACTGTTCCAGAAGCCTCAAGAATCTGATTCTTAAGAATAATCAAATCAGGAGTCTGACGAAGTATTTTCTACAAGATGCCTTCCAGTTGCGATATCTGGATCTCAGCTCAAATAAAATCCAGATGATCCAAAAGACCAGCTTCCCAGAAAATGTCCTCAACAATCTGAAGATGTTGCTTTTGCATCATAATCGGTTTTTGTGCACCTGTGATGCTGTGTGGTTTGTCTGGTGGGTTAACCATACGGAGGTGACTATTCCTTACCTGGCCACAGACGTGACTTGTGTGGGGCCAGGAGCACACAAAGGCCAGAGTGTGGTCTCCCTGGATCTGTATACCTGTGAGTTAGATCTGACTAACCTGATTCTGTTCTCACTTTCCATATCTGTATCTCTCTTTCTCATGGTGATGATGACAGCAAGTCACCTCTATTTCTGGGATGTGTGgtatatttaccatttctgtaaGGCCAAGATAAAGGGGTATCAGCGTCTAATATCACCAGACTGTTGCTACGATGCTTTTATTGTGTATGACACTAAAGACCCAGCTGTGACAGAGTGGGTTTTGGCTGAGCTGGTGGCCAAACTGGAAGACCCAagagagaaacattttaatttatgtcTCGAGGAAAGGGACTGGTTACCAGGGCAGCCAGTTCTGGAAAACCTTTCCCAGAGCATACAGCTTAGCAAAAAGACAGTGTTTGTGATGACAGACAAGTATGCAAAGACCGAAAATTTTAAGATAGCATTTTACTTGTCTCATCAGAGGCTCATGGATGAAAAAGTTGATGTGATTATCTTGATATTTCTTGAGAAGCCCTTTCAGAAGTCCAAGTTCCTCCAGCTCCGGAAAAGGCTCTGTGGGAGTTCTGTCCTTGAGTGGCCAACAAACCCACAGGCTCACCCATACTTCTGGCAGTGTCTAAAGAACGCCCTGGCCACGGACAATCACGTGGCCTATAGTCAGGTGTTCAAGGAAACGGTCTAG